A genomic window from Pseudonocardia broussonetiae includes:
- a CDS encoding AraC family transcriptional regulator, with amino-acid sequence MGSMVRAAALRGLQPLVDELGGDGAALLARFRVPPEAVDVDDAVIPAHTAGRLLETAAAELGCPDLGLRLAEHQGPEVLGPLAIAVESAQTMGDALDCASRFLFVHSPALSVEQVPDPEGARGVVGLRYGSRDAETIPPQSIDLGLGLLHRVVGLLRAGPYGLRAAHLPHPPLAPVSRYIAFFGADVLFDRPHAVLRVPAELAATPVRGGDEMLHGIAVEFLESHFPEPGRIVAPRVRGALAQSLGTSPARVDAVARLLALHPRTLQRYLAVEGTTFGAILDDVRRDTAHRLLTRTDLPLSQVAAMVGLAEQSALTRAVRRWFGAPPREVRRRAGT; translated from the coding sequence ATGGGGTCCATGGTGCGCGCCGCGGCGCTGCGGGGTCTGCAACCGCTGGTCGACGAGCTCGGCGGCGACGGCGCCGCGCTGCTGGCCCGGTTCCGCGTGCCTCCGGAGGCCGTCGACGTCGACGACGCCGTGATCCCCGCGCACACCGCGGGCCGCCTCCTGGAGACCGCCGCCGCCGAGCTCGGGTGCCCCGACCTCGGGCTGCGGCTGGCCGAGCACCAGGGCCCCGAGGTGCTGGGACCGCTGGCGATCGCCGTCGAGAGCGCCCAGACGATGGGCGACGCGCTGGACTGCGCCTCGCGCTTCCTGTTCGTGCACAGCCCCGCCCTGAGCGTCGAGCAGGTGCCCGATCCCGAGGGCGCGCGCGGCGTCGTCGGCCTGCGCTACGGCAGCCGCGACGCCGAGACCATCCCGCCGCAGTCGATCGACCTGGGCCTGGGGCTGCTGCACCGCGTCGTCGGCCTGCTGCGCGCCGGGCCGTACGGGCTGCGTGCGGCGCACCTGCCGCACCCGCCGCTCGCGCCGGTGTCGCGCTACATCGCGTTCTTCGGCGCCGACGTCCTGTTCGACCGCCCGCACGCCGTGCTCCGCGTGCCGGCCGAGCTCGCCGCCACCCCGGTGCGCGGGGGCGACGAGATGCTGCACGGCATCGCCGTCGAGTTCCTGGAGAGCCACTTCCCCGAGCCCGGGCGGATCGTCGCGCCCCGCGTCCGGGGTGCGCTGGCGCAGTCGCTGGGCACCTCGCCCGCGCGGGTCGACGCCGTCGCCCGGCTGCTGGCGCTGCACCCGCGGACCCTGCAGCGCTACCTGGCCGTCGAGGGCACGACGTTCGGCGCGATCCTCGACGACGTGCGCCGCGACACCGCGCACCGCCTGCTCACCCGCACCGACCTGCCGCTGTCGCAGGTCGCCGCGATGGTCGGGCTCGCCGAGCAGTCGGCGCTGACGCGGGCGGTGCGACGCTGGTTCGGCGCGCCGCCGCGGGAGGTGCGGCGGCGCGCCGGGACGTGA
- the paaD gene encoding 1,2-phenylacetyl-CoA epoxidase subunit PaaD, protein MARAVVADVVDPEMPMLTLDDLGVVRSVDVDGDAVTVTITPTYSGCPAIDEMRHDIGAALTRAGYARVDVRTVFSPAWSTDWISDAGRRKLAEAGIAPPGRAATRPTGPIPLTLGAPSSSVRCPHCGAPATDELSRFGPTACTSLRRCPSCREPFEHMKEI, encoded by the coding sequence GTGGCACGCGCCGTCGTCGCCGACGTCGTCGACCCCGAGATGCCGATGCTCACCCTCGACGACCTCGGCGTCGTCCGCTCCGTCGACGTCGACGGCGACGCGGTCACCGTCACCATCACCCCGACCTACTCGGGCTGCCCCGCCATCGACGAGATGCGCCACGACATCGGCGCCGCCCTCACCCGCGCCGGGTACGCGCGCGTCGACGTCCGGACGGTGTTCTCGCCGGCCTGGAGCACCGACTGGATCAGCGACGCCGGCCGCCGCAAGCTCGCCGAGGCGGGCATCGCCCCGCCCGGCCGCGCCGCCACCCGGCCCACCGGCCCGATCCCGCTGACGCTCGGCGCGCCGTCGTCGTCGGTGCGCTGCCCGCACTGCGGCGCGCCCGCCACCGACGAGCTCTCCCGCTTCGGGCCCACCGCGTGCACGTCCCTGCGCCGCTGCCCGTCGTGCCGCGAGCCCTTCGAGCACATGAAGGAGATCTGA
- a CDS encoding enoyl-CoA hydratase-related protein: MTRVETNSAAGDAAVLVTADEKDPAVAIVTLNRPARRNALTVELKEALLSALEGVAADRSVRAVVLTGTGKSFCVGQDLGEHVQALEADAATAFATVEKHYNPIVRLLATMPKPVIAALNGGAVGAGLGLALACDLRVTADTATFATAFAAIGLTADSGLSATLVHSLGAARATELLLLGESFDAAAAQASGLVRAVVPVEEVLGAALDLARTLAAGPTLAYAEIKRAVAIGAVSPLDRVLEEESAGQGRLGVTRDHREAVDAFLAKRRPSFEGA; encoded by the coding sequence ATGACCCGGGTGGAGACCAACAGTGCTGCAGGCGACGCCGCCGTCCTCGTCACCGCCGACGAGAAGGACCCGGCCGTCGCGATCGTCACGCTCAACCGGCCGGCCAGGCGCAACGCGCTCACCGTCGAGCTGAAGGAGGCGCTGCTCAGCGCCCTCGAGGGCGTGGCGGCGGACCGGTCCGTGCGGGCCGTCGTGCTGACCGGGACGGGCAAGTCGTTCTGCGTCGGGCAGGACCTCGGCGAGCACGTGCAGGCGCTCGAGGCCGACGCGGCCACCGCGTTCGCGACCGTCGAGAAGCACTACAACCCGATCGTCCGGTTGCTCGCCACGATGCCCAAGCCGGTGATCGCGGCCCTCAACGGGGGAGCGGTGGGCGCCGGCCTGGGCCTCGCGCTCGCCTGCGACCTGCGCGTCACCGCCGACACCGCCACGTTCGCCACGGCCTTCGCGGCCATCGGCCTCACCGCCGACTCCGGCCTCTCGGCCACGCTCGTGCACTCCCTCGGCGCCGCCCGCGCCACCGAGCTCCTGCTGCTCGGCGAGTCCTTCGACGCCGCCGCCGCGCAGGCGTCCGGGCTGGTCCGGGCCGTCGTGCCGGTCGAGGAGGTGCTGGGTGCGGCGCTGGACCTCGCGCGCACGCTCGCCGCCGGCCCGACGCTGGCCTACGCCGAGATCAAGCGGGCCGTCGCGATCGGGGCGGTGTCGCCGCTGGACCGCGTCCTGGAGGAGGAGAGCGCCGGGCAGGGCCGCCTCGGCGTCACCCGTGACCACCGCGAGGCCGTGGACGCGTTCCTCGCGAAGCGGCGGCCGTCGTTCGAGGGCGCATGA
- a CDS encoding thiolase family protein, which produces MTDVFLVSGARTPQGKYGGALAGVRPDDLAALVVAEAVRRAGVPGDAVDEVVLGAANQAGEDNRDVARMALLLAGLPSTVPGYTVNRLCASGLTAVTNAAHAIRAGEADVVVAGGVESMTRAPWVMAKPGTPWAKPGEVADTSLGWRFTNPRFTAMDRAAPEVHTETEGPVTLSMGETAEEVAALDGITRAECDEFAVRSHARATAAAKDGRFDDELVPVPVPQRKGDPVVVTADEGPRPDASAESLGRLRPVFREGGVVTAGNASPLSDGAAALVVASERAVREHGLTPLARIVVGASAGVAPHVMGLGPVPATRRALDRAGWSVGDLDAVELNEAFAAQSLACVRRLGLDPETVNADGGAIALGHPLGCSGARITLTLAHRLRREGGRRGLASLCVGVGQGVALLIERV; this is translated from the coding sequence ATGACCGACGTGTTCCTGGTGAGCGGGGCCCGCACCCCGCAGGGCAAGTACGGCGGAGCGCTCGCGGGCGTCCGCCCCGACGACCTCGCCGCGCTGGTCGTGGCCGAGGCCGTGCGGCGGGCCGGGGTGCCCGGCGACGCGGTCGACGAGGTCGTCCTCGGCGCCGCCAACCAGGCCGGCGAGGACAACCGCGACGTCGCGCGCATGGCGCTGCTGCTGGCCGGCCTGCCGTCGACGGTGCCCGGCTACACCGTCAACCGCCTCTGCGCGAGCGGCCTGACGGCCGTCACGAACGCGGCGCACGCGATCCGCGCGGGCGAGGCCGACGTCGTCGTGGCCGGCGGCGTCGAGTCGATGACGCGCGCGCCCTGGGTGATGGCCAAGCCGGGCACGCCGTGGGCGAAGCCGGGCGAGGTCGCCGACACCTCGCTGGGCTGGCGCTTCACCAACCCGCGCTTCACCGCGATGGACCGCGCCGCGCCCGAGGTGCACACCGAGACCGAGGGACCGGTCACGCTGTCGATGGGCGAGACGGCCGAGGAGGTCGCCGCGCTCGACGGCATCACGCGCGCCGAGTGCGACGAGTTCGCCGTGCGCAGCCACGCCCGCGCCACCGCCGCGGCCAAGGACGGCCGCTTCGACGACGAGCTCGTGCCCGTCCCCGTCCCCCAGCGCAAGGGCGACCCGGTCGTCGTCACCGCCGACGAGGGGCCCCGGCCCGACGCGTCGGCGGAGTCGCTCGGGCGCCTGCGCCCGGTCTTCCGCGAGGGCGGCGTCGTCACCGCCGGCAACGCGTCGCCGCTGTCGGACGGGGCCGCCGCGCTCGTGGTCGCGAGCGAGCGGGCGGTCCGCGAGCACGGCCTGACGCCGCTCGCGCGGATCGTGGTCGGCGCGAGCGCCGGCGTCGCCCCGCACGTCATGGGCCTGGGCCCGGTGCCCGCCACGCGCAGGGCGCTCGACCGCGCTGGCTGGTCGGTCGGCGACCTCGACGCCGTCGAGCTCAACGAGGCCTTCGCCGCGCAGAGCCTCGCGTGCGTGCGGCGCCTCGGGCTCGACCCCGAGACCGTCAACGCCGACGGCGGCGCCATCGCCCTGGGCCACCCCCTGGGCTGCTCCGGCGCCCGCATCACCCTCACCCTCGCCCACCGGCTGCGCCGGGAGGGCGGCCGCCGCGGCCTCGCCTCGCTCTGCGTGGGCGTGGGTCAGGGCGTGGCCCTCCTGATCGAGCGCGTCTGA
- the paaE gene encoding 1,2-phenylacetyl-CoA epoxidase subunit PaaE, which yields MTAATTEVVEPRTSGFHPLRVAAVERLCEDAVAVTFDVPDELRETYAFRPGQYLTLRQETADGEERRSYSICAPAGAAPRVGVRRVAGGLFSEWLVDRLEAGDEVEVGPPAGAFTPELEAGTRHGLVAAGSGITPVLSIAASLLAAHDDTHVTLLYGNRRTDTVMFTEEIADLKNAYGPRLHLLNVLSREPTEADIFNGRLDAERMRTLFGALVDVEDTDHWWLCGPLGMTEDAVTVLTELGVDRKRIHRELFYVDEPPPEPTRADDEAPDGEGSEVTVVLNGRSTTLTLPRDVSVLDAAQKVRGDLPFACKGGVCGTCRAKVVDGDVTMRRNFALEDDEVEAGFVLTCQTLPVSDSVTIDFDS from the coding sequence ATGACGGCCGCCACCACCGAGGTCGTCGAGCCGCGCACCAGCGGGTTCCACCCGCTGCGGGTCGCGGCCGTCGAGCGCCTCTGCGAGGACGCCGTCGCCGTCACCTTCGACGTCCCCGACGAGCTCCGCGAGACCTACGCCTTCCGCCCCGGCCAGTACCTCACGCTGCGCCAGGAGACCGCCGACGGCGAGGAGCGCCGGTCGTACTCGATCTGCGCGCCCGCCGGCGCCGCCCCGCGGGTCGGGGTGCGCCGCGTCGCGGGCGGGCTGTTCTCCGAGTGGCTGGTCGACCGGCTGGAGGCGGGCGACGAGGTCGAGGTCGGGCCGCCCGCGGGCGCGTTCACCCCCGAGCTCGAGGCCGGCACCCGCCACGGGCTGGTCGCGGCCGGGTCGGGCATCACACCGGTGTTGTCGATCGCCGCGTCGCTGCTCGCCGCGCACGACGACACCCACGTCACCCTGCTCTACGGCAACCGCCGCACCGACACCGTCATGTTCACCGAGGAGATCGCCGACCTCAAGAACGCCTACGGCCCGCGGCTGCACCTGCTCAACGTGCTCTCCCGCGAACCCACCGAGGCCGACATCTTCAACGGCCGCCTCGACGCCGAGCGGATGCGCACGCTGTTCGGCGCGCTCGTCGACGTCGAGGACACCGACCACTGGTGGCTGTGCGGCCCGCTCGGGATGACCGAGGACGCGGTCACGGTGCTCACCGAGCTGGGCGTGGACCGCAAGCGGATCCACCGCGAGCTGTTCTACGTCGACGAGCCGCCGCCCGAGCCCACCCGCGCCGACGACGAGGCGCCCGACGGCGAGGGCAGCGAGGTCACGGTCGTGCTCAACGGCCGGTCGACGACGCTCACGCTGCCGCGGGACGTGTCGGTGCTCGACGCCGCGCAGAAGGTTCGCGGCGACCTGCCCTTCGCCTGCAAGGGCGGGGTGTGCGGGACGTGCCGGGCGAAGGTCGTCGACGGCGACGTGACGATGCGCCGCAACTTCGCGCTGGAGGACGACGAGGTCGAGGCCGGGTTCGTGCTGACCTGCCAGACGCTGCCGGTCTCCGACTCGGTCACGATCGACTTCGACAGCTGA
- a CDS encoding TetR/AcrR family transcriptional regulator, with the protein MSAAPSEPPAPVVRTRRARGEAGARRPVYDASSLLAVAVAEFNTRGYDATSMEDLSRAAGITKSSFYHHVRGKEELLRAALHRALDGLFGILEEPAAQDGPALERLQHIIRRQVEVLTSELPYVTLLLRVRGNTGTERWALARRRAFDASIASLVAEAVADGEVRSGVDPLLAARLLSGTVNSIIEWYRPGRPGTEELPDDIVRVVSDGIIPPA; encoded by the coding sequence ATGAGCGCGGCCCCCTCGGAGCCGCCGGCGCCGGTCGTCCGCACGCGCCGCGCGCGTGGCGAGGCGGGCGCCCGCCGGCCCGTCTACGACGCGTCGTCGCTGCTCGCGGTGGCCGTCGCGGAGTTCAACACCCGCGGCTACGACGCCACCAGCATGGAGGACCTCTCCCGCGCGGCCGGCATCACGAAGTCGTCGTTCTACCACCACGTGCGGGGCAAGGAGGAGCTGCTCCGGGCGGCCCTGCACCGCGCGCTCGACGGGCTGTTCGGCATCCTCGAGGAGCCGGCGGCGCAGGACGGACCAGCGCTGGAGCGGCTGCAGCACATCATCCGCCGCCAGGTCGAGGTGCTGACCTCCGAGCTCCCGTACGTCACGCTGCTGCTGCGGGTCCGGGGCAACACCGGGACCGAGCGCTGGGCGCTGGCCCGGCGCCGCGCGTTCGACGCGTCGATCGCGTCGCTGGTGGCCGAGGCCGTGGCCGACGGCGAGGTCCGCTCGGGCGTCGACCCGCTGCTGGCCGCGCGGCTGCTCTCGGGCACCGTCAACTCGATCATCGAGTGGTACCGCCCGGGGCGCCCGGGGACCGAGGAGCTGCCCGACGACATCGTCCGGGTCGTCTCCGACGGCATCATCCCGCCCGCCTGA
- the paaA gene encoding 1,2-phenylacetyl-CoA epoxidase subunit PaaA, translating into MTVTEDRPGPALDLEAGFDRTIEADQRIEPRDWMPEAYRKTLIRQIAQHAHSEIIGMQPEGNWILRAPSLRRKAILLAKVQDEAGHGMYLYAAAETLGVDREELTEKLIDSKQKYSSIFNYPTLSYADIGVIGWLVDGAAICNQVPLCRCSYGPYARAMVRICKEESFHQRQGFELLLAMVNGTDAQREMVQESVNRWWWPSLMMFGPPDDDSPNSAQSMAWGIKRHTNDELRQRFVDMSVPQAAALGVTLPDPELVWNPERKAHDYGEPDWDEFKAVIAGSGPANAQRVAHRRRAHEGGAWVREAAQAYAEKQAGVRA; encoded by the coding sequence ATGACGGTGACCGAGGACCGCCCCGGTCCTGCACTGGACCTCGAGGCCGGCTTCGACCGGACGATCGAGGCCGACCAGCGGATCGAGCCGCGCGACTGGATGCCCGAGGCCTACCGGAAGACCCTCATCCGCCAGATCGCCCAGCACGCGCACTCCGAGATCATCGGGATGCAGCCGGAGGGCAACTGGATCCTGCGGGCGCCGTCGCTGCGCCGCAAGGCGATCCTGCTGGCCAAGGTGCAGGACGAGGCCGGGCACGGCATGTACCTCTACGCCGCGGCCGAGACGCTCGGCGTCGACCGCGAGGAGCTCACCGAGAAGCTCATCGACAGCAAGCAGAAGTACTCGTCGATCTTCAACTACCCGACGCTGAGCTACGCCGACATCGGCGTCATCGGGTGGCTCGTCGACGGCGCCGCGATCTGCAACCAGGTGCCGCTGTGCCGCTGCTCCTACGGCCCGTACGCGCGCGCCATGGTCCGCATCTGCAAGGAGGAGTCGTTCCACCAGCGGCAGGGCTTCGAGCTCCTGCTGGCGATGGTCAACGGCACCGACGCGCAGCGCGAGATGGTGCAGGAGTCGGTGAACCGCTGGTGGTGGCCGTCGCTGATGATGTTCGGCCCGCCCGACGACGACTCGCCCAACTCCGCGCAGTCGATGGCGTGGGGCATCAAGCGCCACACCAACGACGAGCTGCGCCAGCGCTTCGTCGACATGTCGGTGCCGCAGGCCGCCGCGCTCGGCGTCACGCTGCCGGACCCGGAGCTGGTCTGGAACCCCGAGCGCAAGGCGCACGACTACGGGGAGCCGGACTGGGACGAGTTCAAGGCCGTCATCGCCGGCTCCGGCCCGGCCAACGCCCAGCGCGTGGCGCACCGGCGCCGCGCCCACGAGGGCGGCGCCTGGGTGCGCGAGGCGGCGCAGGCGTACGCGGAGAAGCAGGCGGGGGTCCGGGCATGA
- the paaB gene encoding 1,2-phenylacetyl-CoA epoxidase subunit PaaB, whose product MPTEGVETGQGVKPSRRAWPLYEVFVRGKRGLNHVHVGSLHAADDEMALHNARDVYTRRNEGVSIWVVRADAITASSPAEKDPFFAPAGDKVYRHPTFYAIPEEVPHL is encoded by the coding sequence GTGCCGACCGAGGGCGTCGAGACGGGGCAGGGCGTCAAGCCTTCGCGCCGCGCCTGGCCGCTCTACGAGGTGTTCGTCCGCGGCAAGCGCGGGCTCAACCACGTCCACGTCGGCTCGCTGCACGCCGCCGACGACGAGATGGCCCTGCACAACGCCCGCGACGTCTACACCCGCCGCAACGAGGGCGTCTCGATCTGGGTCGTGCGCGCCGACGCGATCACGGCGTCGAGCCCGGCGGAGAAGGACCCGTTCTTCGCGCCGGCCGGCGACAAGGTCTACCGGCACCCGACGTTCTACGCGATCCCGGAGGAGGTGCCGCACCTGTGA
- the paaC gene encoding 1,2-phenylacetyl-CoA epoxidase subunit PaaC: protein MNTHHTEVEEHDATNAYQSLSETTGHDDPRWAFGTGIVEEAGAEITSPVPDGVDPADLAAYCLMLGDDALIYSHRLSEWVSNAPELEEEVALANTALDLLGQARVLLARAAHLHGGGATEDSLAYLRTDGEFRNVGLAELSDDLDFARAVVRLLLFSTWRLAVLHRLQDSADPVVAAVAAKGVKELTYHRDYAARWMLRLGDGTAESHRRAQDALDALWPYVGELFRTSDEERRLVDAGVAVDPAAVREEVDGVLDQVLERSTLTRPDRPFIGTIGGRSGRQGLHTEQLGHVLAEMQSLARQHPGATW from the coding sequence GTGAACACCCACCACACCGAGGTCGAGGAGCACGACGCGACGAACGCGTACCAGTCGCTGTCGGAGACCACCGGCCACGACGACCCGCGCTGGGCGTTCGGGACCGGCATCGTCGAGGAGGCCGGCGCGGAGATCACGTCGCCGGTGCCCGACGGCGTCGACCCGGCCGACCTCGCCGCCTACTGCCTCATGCTCGGCGACGACGCGCTGATCTACAGCCACCGCCTGTCGGAGTGGGTCAGCAACGCCCCGGAGCTGGAGGAGGAGGTCGCGCTGGCCAACACCGCGCTCGACCTGCTCGGCCAGGCCCGCGTGCTGCTCGCCCGCGCCGCGCACCTGCACGGGGGCGGGGCCACCGAGGACTCGCTGGCCTACCTGCGCACCGACGGGGAGTTCCGCAACGTCGGCCTCGCCGAGCTGTCCGACGACCTCGACTTCGCCCGCGCCGTCGTCCGGCTGCTGCTGTTCTCGACCTGGCGCCTCGCGGTCCTGCACCGCCTGCAGGACTCGGCCGACCCGGTCGTCGCCGCCGTCGCGGCCAAGGGCGTCAAGGAGCTGACCTACCACCGCGACTACGCGGCCCGCTGGATGCTGCGCCTGGGCGACGGCACCGCCGAGTCGCACCGCCGCGCGCAGGACGCGCTCGACGCGCTGTGGCCCTACGTCGGCGAGCTGTTCCGCACGTCCGACGAGGAGCGCCGGCTCGTCGACGCCGGGGTGGCCGTCGACCCGGCCGCGGTGCGCGAGGAGGTGGACGGCGTGCTCGACCAGGTCCTCGAGCGCTCGACGCTGACCCGCCCCGACCGCCCGTTCATCGGCACCATCGGCGGGCGCAGCGGGCGGCAGGGGCTGCACACCGAGCAGCTGGGGCACGTGCTGGCCGAGATGCAGAGCCTGGCGCGGCAGCACCCGGGTGCGACGTGGTGA
- the paaZ gene encoding phenylacetic acid degradation bifunctional protein PaaZ, with protein MSTPTLRSHVMGDWHTATGEGRPLHDAVTGAEIARISSDGLDFAGALEYGRTVGGPALRALTFHQRAALLKALGQHLREHREELYAVSAQTGATLGDSKFDVDGGIGVLLAYASKAKRELPNDTVYVDGDVEPLGRGGTFLGQHVCTPLHGVAVQVNAFNFPVWGPLEKFAPAFLAGVPSIVKPASPTAFLTAKLTELVVGSGLLPEGAWQFVAGSVGDLFDHLTGQDLVSFTGSASTAQTLRTHPAIVRHAVRFTAEADSLNLSALGPDAAPGTDEFDLFVKGLVAEMTVKAGQKCTAIRRAFVPEEHVDAVVEAASARLAKVTVGNPASARMGALASLEQREEVRRSVKALADAGRIVFGDPDRVDVEDGDADRGAFLSPILLVGDPERTEPHEVEAFGPVSTILPYSSTAQLIDYAARGQGSLAGSLVTADTAWAREVVLGVAPWHGRLLVLNARDAKESTGHGSPMPQLVHGGPGRAGGGEEMGGIRGVLHHMQRTAIQGDPDTLAAITGRWVTGAERRESDVHPFRKHLEELRPGDTLVAGPRTVTQEDVEHFAEFTGDTFYAHMDAEAAAANPLFGERVAHGYLIVSLAAGLFVDPDPGPVLANFGVDNLRFLTPVKFGDALTVTLTCKQLTPRDSAAYGEVRWDADVTRQDGESVARYDVLTLVAKKES; from the coding sequence TTGAGCACCCCCACACTCCGCAGCCACGTCATGGGCGACTGGCACACCGCGACCGGCGAGGGACGCCCCCTGCACGACGCCGTCACCGGTGCGGAGATCGCCCGCATCTCCTCCGACGGCCTCGACTTCGCCGGAGCCCTGGAGTACGGCCGCACCGTCGGCGGGCCCGCGCTGCGCGCGCTGACCTTCCACCAGCGCGCCGCGCTGCTCAAGGCGCTCGGCCAGCACCTGCGCGAGCACCGCGAGGAGCTGTACGCGGTGTCGGCGCAGACCGGCGCCACGCTCGGGGACTCCAAGTTCGACGTCGACGGCGGCATCGGCGTCCTGCTCGCCTACGCCTCTAAGGCCAAGCGCGAGCTGCCCAACGACACCGTCTACGTCGACGGCGACGTGGAGCCGCTGGGCCGCGGCGGCACGTTCCTCGGCCAGCACGTGTGCACCCCGCTGCACGGCGTCGCGGTGCAGGTCAACGCGTTCAACTTCCCGGTGTGGGGGCCGCTGGAGAAGTTCGCGCCCGCGTTCCTCGCCGGGGTGCCCAGCATCGTCAAGCCGGCGAGCCCGACGGCGTTCCTCACCGCGAAGCTCACCGAGCTGGTCGTCGGCTCGGGGCTGCTGCCCGAGGGCGCGTGGCAGTTCGTCGCGGGCTCGGTCGGCGACCTGTTCGACCACCTCACCGGCCAGGACCTCGTCTCCTTCACCGGCTCGGCGTCCACGGCGCAGACCCTGCGGACGCACCCCGCGATCGTCCGGCACGCCGTGCGGTTCACCGCGGAGGCCGACTCGCTCAACCTCTCCGCGCTCGGCCCGGACGCCGCGCCCGGCACCGACGAGTTCGACCTGTTCGTCAAGGGCCTCGTCGCCGAGATGACGGTCAAGGCGGGCCAGAAGTGCACCGCGATCCGCCGCGCCTTCGTGCCCGAGGAGCACGTCGACGCCGTGGTCGAGGCGGCGTCGGCGCGGCTGGCGAAGGTCACCGTCGGCAACCCCGCGTCGGCCCGGATGGGCGCGCTGGCGAGCCTGGAGCAGCGCGAGGAGGTCCGGCGCAGCGTCAAGGCGCTGGCCGACGCCGGGCGCATCGTGTTCGGCGACCCCGACCGCGTCGACGTGGAGGACGGCGACGCCGACCGCGGCGCGTTCCTCTCCCCGATCCTGCTGGTGGGCGACCCGGAGCGCACCGAGCCCCACGAGGTCGAGGCGTTCGGCCCGGTCTCGACGATCCTCCCGTACTCCTCCACCGCCCAGCTGATCGACTACGCCGCCCGCGGCCAGGGCAGCCTCGCCGGCTCGCTCGTCACGGCCGACACGGCGTGGGCCCGCGAGGTCGTCCTCGGCGTCGCACCCTGGCACGGCCGGCTGCTGGTGCTCAACGCCCGCGACGCGAAGGAGTCGACGGGCCACGGCTCGCCGATGCCGCAGCTCGTCCACGGCGGTCCCGGCCGCGCCGGCGGCGGCGAGGAGATGGGCGGCATCCGCGGCGTGCTGCACCACATGCAGCGCACGGCGATCCAGGGCGACCCCGACACGCTCGCCGCGATCACCGGCCGCTGGGTCACCGGTGCCGAGCGCCGCGAGTCCGACGTCCACCCGTTCCGCAAGCACCTCGAGGAGCTGCGGCCGGGCGACACGCTCGTCGCCGGGCCCCGGACCGTCACGCAGGAGGACGTGGAGCACTTCGCCGAGTTCACCGGCGACACGTTCTACGCCCACATGGACGCCGAGGCCGCCGCGGCCAACCCGCTGTTCGGGGAGCGCGTCGCGCACGGCTACCTCATCGTCTCCCTCGCCGCGGGCCTGTTCGTCGACCCCGACCCGGGCCCCGTGCTCGCCAACTTCGGCGTCGACAACCTGCGGTTCCTGACGCCGGTCAAGTTCGGCGACGCCCTCACGGTCACGCTCACCTGCAAGCAGCTGACCCCGCGCGACTCCGCGGCCTACGGTGAGGTCCGCTGGGACGCCGACGTCACGCGCCAGGACGGCGAGTCGGTGGCCCGCTACGACGTCCTCACCCTCGTCGCGAAGAAGGAGTCATGA